The following are encoded in a window of Planctomycetaceae bacterium genomic DNA:
- a CDS encoding DUF6569 family protein — MENERTEQNGVLKTVVPALRIGEAFGHRNLTLVPLRGEGYQGLDYTLAQDAIAAGVLAVTEVSEAGSVPELLANNTGVKMVLLLDGEELVGAKQNRIMNTSVLLKGESKTKIPVSCVEQGRWYHESAKFQSGNYSPSRLRARKSRDVTASLRESGQARSDQGAVWQEVRENVMAFQAASPTMAMSDVVKQRRESFDLYVQALTYPEGACGVVAAVNGRFLAADIFDKPQTLERVWQRLITGYAMDAAAQLGERNKDFSAKAASVLMEHVGGIDCTICPSVGVGGDWRFAADDVVGQALVADQTCVHLCVFPGDDVANRRGLTQKAIQAPSRRRTRRQQ; from the coding sequence GCCTTCGGCCATCGTAACTTAACCCTGGTGCCCCTGCGGGGGGAGGGGTACCAGGGGCTTGATTACACTCTCGCCCAGGACGCCATCGCGGCCGGCGTGTTGGCCGTGACGGAGGTCAGTGAGGCCGGCAGCGTGCCCGAACTTCTGGCCAACAACACGGGCGTGAAGATGGTCCTGTTGCTGGACGGCGAGGAATTGGTCGGCGCCAAGCAGAACCGGATCATGAACACGTCCGTCCTGCTCAAGGGCGAGTCCAAGACGAAGATCCCGGTCTCGTGCGTCGAACAGGGGCGGTGGTATCACGAGTCGGCAAAGTTCCAGTCGGGCAACTACTCGCCCTCGCGCCTGCGGGCGCGCAAGAGCCGCGACGTGACGGCCAGCCTGCGGGAGAGCGGCCAGGCCCGCAGCGACCAAGGCGCCGTGTGGCAAGAAGTACGTGAAAACGTCATGGCTTTCCAGGCCGCCTCGCCGACGATGGCCATGAGCGATGTCGTCAAGCAGCGGCGCGAGTCGTTTGACCTGTACGTCCAGGCCCTGACGTATCCCGAGGGCGCGTGCGGCGTGGTGGCGGCCGTCAACGGGCGGTTCCTGGCCGCGGACATCTTCGACAAGCCCCAGACGCTGGAGCGTGTCTGGCAGCGGCTGATCACCGGCTATGCGATGGACGCCGCGGCACAACTGGGCGAGAGGAACAAAGACTTCTCCGCCAAGGCGGCCAGCGTCCTGATGGAACACGTGGGCGGGATCGACTGCACGATCTGCCCCAGCGTCGGCGTCGGAGGCGACTGGCGGTTCGCCGCCGATGACGTCGTCGGCCAAGCCCTGGTCGCTGACCAGACGTGCGTACACCTGTGCGTCTTCCCCGGCGACGACGTTGCCAACCGCCGCGGCCTGACGCAGAAGGCAATCCAGGCGCCGTCGCGACGACGAACGCGCCGGCAGCAGTAG